From the genome of Ailuropoda melanoleuca isolate Jingjing chromosome 5, ASM200744v2, whole genome shotgun sequence:
ATATTACACATGCATTATATTTAACaggaatatttacatttataattataactTACAATCAAAAGATGACAAACCCTTAGACAGTAATGTAATCGACTtgaaaatacatacaatttttataactaattataaaatgtatcatcCTCATAAAAAAAGAGTTCCAATGATACATAAAAAACTGGTAAGTGACTGTATGGGGGACGGAGGAAAGGAAAGCTGCATAGGtgatttggaaatataaaaaggGATTTTCTAATTGGCTATATTGTGTCGTACTGATCTGCTTTGTTAGGAATGCcctatatatattcaaataatgatTCTGTCTTAGCCTCACGCCTCAGTAAACCCCTGAGATCAACTTCTGTCCCTGGTGTCCAGGTGCCTCAGTAATTGGAAGGCCTGGGTTTATCGCTCTCATGAACTTGTCCCAATTGAAATGGTCCTCCCCGGGACCCTTGAGGCATGGCGGATGGAGACCTGCTCAACGGCTGGAAACCAACTGAAGCTACTGAGAATTTATTGCTCACTGGAGAATTTTCCAAAGATGTAACCAGGGCTTTTGGATATAAACAGTGATGCttcaaagtaaaaggaaaaaagaagcatgttggggggggggagctagGACGGATCTTTGAGGAATGTCCTCCAGAGAGCCTTCTGGCAGTAGCTCTTAGGTAAGAGCCGGTCAATTGGCACCTTCGGTGTTTCTTTGAAGCTCTCCAAATAAGATGCCAGCGCAAATTAGATTTTCTGAAGGGATTTTCTACTGGAAAGAAAAGATGTTATTTGCAACCTGTTAGTCTGGTGTCTAATTAACGTCTCCTCTGGTAATAAACCAACCCTCTAGGACAAAGTGCTTCCTGATGGCCCAGCCACTGACTCCGCGCAACATTTACACAATGCCCTATTTTCAAGCCTTTGTGGTATGGCAGGGTCTATGCTGACTATTAACAACTTAACAAGATGGGGTCTTTGACTTTAAGGAGGTCTTGCTGAAGATGAAACATTAGCACAGTGTTTTATTCACCGACCACATACAAGGTCTTGTTGCTGTAGCCCAGAGGGGAGAATTCAAAGTCACATCTTCTCTAACTCCTTCTTCCTTCACCACAAGAAATTAGTTTCTCAAGTCCCGTAGCTCTTTACTGAACCATCTCCTGATTTGTCCCCTTGTTTCAAAAGTGTATTTACTTCCCCCCTGGGTTTGCAGTGCTAATACAGGGCCAAGATTCCCCTCGCTTCCTCCCTTTACGTGGATTCCAGGGAGAAcgcctctcctccttcccttaaATTCTTCAGTTTGGGATGCAATTGGTAACATTCTGGTATGTGGACCAAGTTAGCCCATTATGTCTTGAGTTTTCACTGGTTTCTTTGCTCTGACAATAATCTTCTAGGGGGTAGTGTTCACAGAACAGCCAGCGGTCAAAGTACTAACTTCCTGACCTTGGGACTTAGATGAACCATTTATGCTgttcctgcttcctcctttctaaAATCAGGATAGGGATAGCATTTACCGCTGGGCTGTTGGGTTTAATGAATTTTCTAGAAGCACGTAGAACTGTGTTGGACACAGTAATGCTTAATGTTAGCCATTACCCTTGAGTGCCCGTGCTGCAGTTTCAGAACCCACACTGCTGAGCCTACTCCTTTCAGCGGGAGTTGAACGAAGGTGAACACGGAATAACGGAAGCAGTGGGGGGTTGAGCAgcaagcccaaggtcacacacacagTCAGTGCTGGAGCGGGGTCCAAAGCAACCTGGAAGGTTAATGAGGAGGATTGCTAGGCTCACATAAAGCAATCGGACCTAAGGATCCGAGTTCTCCAGCATACAAGAAATTCTGGGTGGAAAGATCCCTGTCCCCTGAGCGGACCCGTCTGGAACGCCGTGACGCTGCGAGGCACGACCTCCCCCAAGTGAAGATTCTGTCTCGTTATCCATTGGATTCGTTAGCAACTCCTCTGGAAATTCTAACGTGTGGCCATCGAGgtgcttccttctttttctaccGCTTTGCCTTCACCAAACTCCCGGACACTAGCCACTTTTTTTCCGCTGGTGACAGCAAGGCCAAAGGAGGGGAGGCGGAGcttgtggggggggagggaggaggtggaggagcaGGAAGGCGGGGAGAGGGTGGAGGCTGCCTCCCGACCACTCCGAAAGCGTCGACAGTTCGTCAGTGGGAGGCGCGTCCGCGGGAACCAGCTTGTTTAGACCATCTCCCCACCGCGCGCATTCGCCTTTGAATGCTCCAAGCGAACGATCCCAGAAAATGCTTCGGTAGGAGCTCTTGGAGCGTTTGGGGAAAGAGGTGGTTTTGCTTGGGCCGCCCGCCCGTCTCTTGCGCGCAGAGGCGTGGGCAAACCATGGCCCGTTCATTCTTCAAAGCCTAAACCGAGTCATCCTGAAGAAACACTCGGGTGAGACTCGACCCTAGAAACTAAGATCGTAGGAATTTATGCACGGTCCCGGATTTGCCACTTTTGGGGCTGGAGCAGCTAAGTTACCAGATCCTTAGTAGCGACTGCTTTGGGGAGGCCTGTGGCCACTCTTTTTTCCGGGATGCCTTAGGAATCCAGGCATTTGAGCTTCTTGAAATGTGCTAATTCCAGTTCGTTGAATGCCAGGCACTAACCTCGGTTAGGGGCTTTAAGTGGTTTAGTTGGTACAAGACTCTAATGATGCCACCACCAATCTGCCTCCTATTTACGGTTGACAAAAATTAGAAACTAGCCCCAGATACAATTAACTTGTTAACAGGAATTAGCTGCAGATCGAACCTGGATTCAGTCGGTATTGTAAGCCACCTTTAATTACCGCAGAGAAATCCATTTTTCGGAGGCCCCTTTCAAAGCATAAGCTTCAAGCGATACTTTGAAAAGTAACGGAACGACGCCTAACGCCTTCACAGGACTAGTTAAGACGGGTTGCTGGCAGCCTGAGATGAAGCGTGGAAGAGGGTTTGGCCAGGGAGGTTACCGTGCGAGTGGGCTTTGCCTTTAAGAACATCGGAGCTAAGTTTGCAAGACAAATTTCAGAGACGGCGGTAGAGTTCCGCAGTTAAGCCGTTTAAGTTGGGCCTTACAAGCCGTTTAAGTTGGGCCTTACTCGACCGCAGATATGCATGGATTACTGAAGTTACTAAGTACATGCAATCACTAGGTCCTAATCAATTTGCAATTTCCCATTGATTGAGACTAATATCCTGAACTTCTCAACCCGAGAAGCCTCCATATCCTATTCTCAGAAAAAGTAAACTTACCTTTGCCAATTTTTCCCCTTAAGCTTAAAGAGTGGTATTAGCTCTTCTATTGAATTGGTGGGGGggctctgaaaagagcctttgggTTTGAAAACGCTTCCGGAAACGAAGATGCTTGCCAAATCACTTCCCCTTGGCCTTGTGGTGGCTCTCGGTCTTCTTGGGCAGCAGCACGGCCTGGATGTTGGGCAGGACGCCGCCCTGCGCGATGGTCACGCGGCCCAGCAAGCTTGTTGAGCTCCTCGTCGTTGCGGATGGCCAGCTGCAGGTGGCGCGGGATGATGCGCGTCTTCTTGTTGTCGCGGGCCGCGTTGCCCGCCAGCTCCAGGATCTCGGCCGTCAGGTACTCCAGCACGGCCGCCAGGTACACGGGCGCGCCGGCCCCGACCCGCTCGGCGTAGTTGCCCTTGCGGAGCAGGCGGTGCACACGGCCCACCGGGAACNGACAGGAAACTGCAAGCCAGCGCGAGAAGAGCGGGATTTCGCCTTAGCCCGAGCTTTGCCTCCCTGCTTGCCACGTCCGGACATTGCAGACGCTGAAAGGAAACGCGAAGACAGAAAAACTACTCAGCGGCCAAAAGAGACAGCAGTGAAGTAGGTAGAAACACCGCTGCTTTTATAGGCATTTCCTGGGGAGTAAGTCCGGTTGTCTGATTGGCTAGTAACAAGACTCAGTCAAGTAGCCAATAGAAAAGGTTTATTTCCATACCTTATTTGCATAGTTCTGCCCATGGATGACAGCCTTGCTACTTGTCTTCCAATGAACTAAGACGCTGTCTGCATCCTTCATTAGCATAAAAGCCCTATAAGTAGCAGAGATTCGCTTTCTACTTTCATTTCACTTCGGTTGTTCTGAGATCTTAAAATGCCTGAACCAGCGAAGTCCGCGCCCGCCCCGAAGAAGGGCTCCAAGAAGGCGGTGACCAAGGCGCAGAAGAAGGACGGCAAGAAGCGCAAGCGCAGCCGCAAGGAGAGCTACTCGGTGTACGTGTACAAGGTGCTGAAGCAGGTGCACCCCGACACCGGCATCTCGTCCAAGGCCATGGGCATCATGAACTCGTTCGTCAACGACATCTTCGAGCGCATCGCGGGCGAGGCGTCGCGCCTGGCGCATTACAACAAGCGCTCGACCATCACGTCCAGGGAGATCCAGACGGCCGTGCGCCTGCTGCTGCCCGGGGAGCTGGCCAAGCACGCCGTGTCCGAGGGCACCAAGGCCGTCACCAAGTACACCAGCTCCAAGTAAACTTGCCAAGTAAGCGTTTTGTGATCCAACcccaaaggctcttttcagagccacCCACATGTCCACTAAGAGAGctgtaaaacacttaaaaattttgcATGATGGAATGGGGTCAAAGTATTCTACCTTAATTAGATTACACGGGGAGTCATTTCTAGCTTCTCAGGGGTACTATGGCAGTAGGGGGCGGAAGTTAATGTTAATATCATCTGAGCATAGAAATCTGATCTTTACAGGAGGCTTATAAGCAGTCAGGATTGACCTGCTTTAAAAGACCCCTGCTCAAAATTGCTGGGTAACTTGTCTTTAGGGGAGGACGAACTGAAGGCAAGTACTGTGGGTGGAGGAATGAGGTGGGAGGATAGGAAGGAAACCTTTGAACTTTGCATActcaaaataaagaactttcacTTAACAGATACTGCAGGTTGGGAAATTACAGCTCAAGCACTTTTGTCATGAACTTTGCTCCAGGCCAAGATTTTAAGGTGGAAGGAACACTTTCTCCATTTGTCTTACCCAGGTCTGGAACACATTTCAGTTCTTAGTGAAGTTTgctttttccattaaaaacatGGGGAAGTACAGAGAATAAGTTTTGTTACAAAAGAGCACAAAGACTTGTACAGTTTTGGATACAACTGTGTGATGTAGATTACCAAGTTACTTAACAGAAGTCCTGCTGATCTAAAGCCTGCAGTTTTCATTAACACTTGGGAAGAAGAATGCTAAAGGCTGGCCTGGCCCCAGACAGACTTCATTGGAGCACAGCTCCCGCTGCCTAACTGGGAAGCAATCTGACCCAGTTAAGGCGGAAGTGCAAATGCCAGGACTGTTGCAAATGTTTGTCACACTAGCTCCTCAGCCAAACTAAGGTTTTCGGAGTCCTTCAACAactgaaattggattttttttttttttaatccctatgTGCCTAGTGAACCTGCTCAAGGACTGATGGTCCAATTCAGACTGACCTCTTAACTGCCAACTAATCAGGTTACCCCCCAGAATGCGCAGATTCACTATTTCCAGGCTGTCTACAaggtttttggttggttggttggtttttgttttccttttcttctcccccttttctcttACATAAATTCTGGTTACCCCTGTTGGATGGAATAATTCTGCAGCTTGTTCTCCCTTCTATACAAGTGAAGGACAGGCTAATCATTAACTACTTGACCATTTATTTCTGAAGATTTCACCAAGACGTTGTTTACCTAAGCACCGCCCTAGGAATCAATAGAAATGTGTGACCTAGAGAAGTTCCTTGTCCAGCCCTGGGTGGTTTGAGTTTTGTGCTTGTCTGCCCTTGGCTCTTGCGTGCTGAAATGTATTCTTGcccacatttgtttttattttggcttaTTCTGAGTGCAGTCTGTTGATTGATTACAAACATTAGTGGTTTTATGTCAGATCATGAAGTGATTAGTTGGTGGCAGAGGACAATCTGAAGTCTAGGGTATTTGTTAATCTTTTCTGGGTTGTTTGTGTTTGTCTGGGGATTCTGGTATTCTCTGGTATTTGAGAACATAAGCAGGAagttgatgtttttctttctggccTTTAATGTGATCCACTGGGTTTGGTGTTCTGTGTTTGTATGCTGTGGATTCCTGAAATTAAAGATAAGagttctttcctcctttcaaaaCAGTCTTTTCTTGTGTTGATTTATTATGTATCCAAATAGTTGTCAATATCtgcagaaatgggattgctgccTCAAAGATGATACAAACGTAAAAGGGCAATCTGTCACAACTGTTGACTTTAAGAAAGTGGTTAGGCCTTACAGGAGACGAATGACAAGAAAGAAAACGAGTTAACCAAATCTCCAGCAGGCAGAGGCCTGTCACTTGCTCTGCAGAAGTCTCTAAAGtgtatgattcaataattccaagTTATTGTCCCTTCAGTCTCTCTGAGTAAgtttaaagagaagagagaagaggggcacctgggtgacacagcggttaagcgtctgccttcagctcagggcgtgatcgcggcgttatgggatcgagccccacatcaggctccttctctatgagcctgcttcttcctctcccactctcctgcttgtgttccctctcttgctggctgtctctatctctgtcgaataaataaataaaatctttaaaaaaaaaataaagagaagagagaagaaacatggtATTATAAATCAGATTACTGagtcagacaaaaagaaaagtcttctGGTACccttataaaacaaacatttaatagTTACTAAATCTTAATGTGTTTATTGTAAGAGCTAGGGCACTGGAGAGTAGAATTTCCAACAAAACTTAGAAGGCTATCAGAGAATTTACACCATTGCTGAGAGATCTCTGATCTTAACTagaatttttttgagatttttatttatttgtctgagagagagagtgagagagagagagagagagagagagcatgagcaggggcagaaggcagagggagaagtagacaccccgctgagcaggaagcctggcatgggactcgatcttaggaccccgagatcatgacctgagctgaaggcagacgcttaactggtcAACCCAGGCACCCAATTACAtttgtttcttaatctttctttctttctttctttttttctttctttctttctttctttctttctttctttctttctttctttctttctttctttctttcttctttccttcttaacTAATCAACTACGTAAATCTGTAGCTCTGGTTTTgttgtaggaaagacattagagTTCGAAACTGAgggccaggaaagaattcttgagacatctttggtgcagaAAGGTGATTTTAGAACCTGTGGGCAGAAAAAGCTGTAATGGGGTCATGAGAAGTGGCCTgttatatacttttaagttggGAGGGGGTGAAGGATAgggtaagtctctaaggaattttggaagcaaggtttctggaaacttgagggggctagctattttGGGGAAAGGTCATTCATTACTGtgtaataaaaccttagtcatgagacccttcagatgtatatcggtgggccatatgcttggggggtgattgccaacacgtatcttgggggttttagagataaaggaagtttccaaaaagaatttttaaatgttaaagtagacttacaggatcctggggtgggggttgggggtcgGGGAGttgggctaggattgccttttgccctcagcaaagtCTCAACATTGAGGccgctgagttcctagaggaatgtcactctgcctgtttcaaggacttgtcaatgggctgtaggtagccaggaaatttcataatttttcttctgcctttgtttcccatatcaGTTTTAcctactttaaattttattcctgggtggcacagcggttgggcatctgccttcggctcagggcgtgatcctggcgttatgggatcgagtcccacatcgggctcctctgctgtgagcctgcttcttcctctcccactccccctgcttgtgttctctctctcgctggctgtctctatctctgtcgaataaataaataaaatcttaaaaaaaaaataaagtaaaataaataaattttattccgGTTTCACACTTAGCTCCTCTAACTTGCACAATGATTgagaatattttctgttttatgactACAAATAATTTTGAGCAAGTCATCCACTTAACCTCAGCAGGAAATTAATAAGTTATAAtgtaaacttaaattttaaatggcttatataaagactaaaaaacacaatttaaagtaaaagaaactaGGAGCTAGAGAATATCATGCTAAGCgatataagtcagagaaagacagatatcctatgatttcactcatatgtggaattgaagagaCAAAACAAAGGTTCATagatgaaaaacagagagaggaaaacctcttaactctagagaacacactgatggtcaccagaggggagatgggtggggggatgggggaaacaggtgacgGGACGCAGGAGGACACTTGCTCggaggagcactgggtgatgtgtgcAAGCGGTGAATCACCatttgtacccctgaaactagtattacactgtatggtaaccaactggaacttaaataaaaaaaaaagaaagaaagaaactcaaatcaaaataaaaattctcctgATGCTTTAAATGTGCTTCctctttaaaacaagaaagttTAGCTGTGTACTTAGTGGTTTTAGTTAACAGGTTATaggataagaaacaaaacaacttctctattatttttgaaaaacttaaaacttttagCTAGTGATACGtagttttataggaaaaaaacacatgtttttaattaagataaCTTTTTGGATAAATTCACTGGCTTACTAATCTTGCTTTAAAAATggctttctgtcttttcctttgttaTTGTCGTGATGTAAGAATAATGCTAACATGATATTCTAGTTCACACAAGTCTGgggtttattttcttaaaaaaagaagaaaagaaccctatttaatttgaatttactAAACTTCTTCCACTAGGTTTACTGGTTAGAAGAgttcaaatcattttatttaaaattatacatctgTAAATTATGCATTGCGGTAAATTAAATCACAATagatgtcatttttaaaacagctgATGTTTCTAACGTTGCATACAAATCACAAAAATTCAATGTGTCAACTTAAATGCTGAATTCATAATCTACAGAAAACTACAAATTTTGATGACTATTAAATTGAGTACATTAATGTCTAATCTTTGGATACCTGGAGAATTTCTCAATTAGAGGGTGCAAAATATACTTCCCTAAAAACAAGTTGATCTATGCAAGGCTCATACTTTTGCAGTTCAGAATGATGCTTGATTAACGAGTTAGAGAGCATGCAGATGTCTTAGGAGAATGGaattagaaatgtttgtttttgccaCTTTAAACTGGTAAAAGCTAATGTAATGTGTATGCTTGGCCCAGAGGCCCTGGCGGGCTGGGACTGCTCCCAGTTTCCTCAGGCCTATGAGGGAACACAGTCGCCTGCTTCGTTTAAGGGCCGTTGTTAACACATACAGTTCTGATCCTATTAATTATTATAGCTACAGAGAAACATGGATATGCATACAAGATAATGGCTATGTTCAGTCTGTTCATTTATTAGGAAGTTGTTACAGTTTGTTAATGTAATAAATTCAGTTTAACATGTGTTACTTTATTTATGCTGATTAGTTAAATACACTTTAGAAGTGAAGTCTCATTCtatgaatttatcattttatttatctgtggtTTGTTTGTGTATATCTAAACACAGGCACAGAAAAGCTTACTAGGGTTGGTTAAAAAGAAACACtataaggaaggaagagaaaaattcagGGGTCAAATGGaactttcaatatatttttgtgCCTTTGccaagtttaaaataatttctaacacGTGCTTTGTCTTGCCTCAAAGCATTTGCTGCCATCCCTTTATGCTGCTTTACATTTCCCTCTGCAATATGACTGTgaccattttcttgtttttatatacCTATGATTTATGTTTACATCTTAATGTAATAACCagctttctctgactttttctcttttttttccctatcctaGATTCAGCTCTAAATACAAAAGAGTAAAACCGTTAAGATATCTTTTACACCAAAAAATATGTCTGGGCCTTTCTTCATAGTCACTGGGTAACCAACAACTTATTCCCACACTTAAAGAAAGGAGGGATGATAAATTCATTAGgtgtatttcttattttcaaatattgattgCCAAATCACAGTGCAGTCTTGTGTTATATAATTCTgaaattttccaatttaaatcCAGCTTCCCAGCTTCCTTCAGATAAGAGTAAAtcccataaattttttaaaaatataaattcaattaattatcaTATAAAgcattactggtttcagaggaagaggtcagtgattcatcagtgttatataacacccagtgctcattccatcacgtgccccccttaatgctCATCAGCCAgttgccccctccacccccctccagcaaccctcagttttttccctataattaagagtctcttatggtttgtctccctctctgatctcatcttcttttatttttttcctctcttcccctatgattctctgttttgtttcttaaattccacatgtaagtgatatcatatgatagttgtctttctctgattgacttagtttgcttaggataataccctctagtcctATGCACGTCATTGCAAATTAAATCCCATACCTTTTAAACAACTGTTCTCACACTAAACTTGTTTTGTGTCAGTTTGATGTTCCACCCTAATTACAACCTTGACATATTATTTGGTAATTAATTGTCCCTGAAGAATAATCCAAGTAGATTTTTACTGTTATGTTTTAACTTTATTCTCTATAACCAATAACTCAGTCTACGTAATAGGTCAATTATGAGAATGTCACTTTGCTCAAGGTTCAAGAGTTGACAAATTTACTTATAGTTGGTATGCCTGGTGGTTGTTCATTTGCTTTCACTTGTGTGAAAACAAAGGAGTTTCCTAACTTGTTCAGACGGCTCAGTCAATATTGGGGCAGGAGTCCGGGGAGGGTAATTACTCATGAGAGGAAAAGTAGCAACGAAAGAAAAACTGAGTAGTTAAAATTAAACCTAACGTTAAAGAAAATACCCCAGCTGCAATGCGAAAAACAGCCTTTCAAGGTTTCCTCACCATCAGTACTATAACAATCATCCAGtctgatttctaaaaataaaatcaaatataaccAGCCCTTTGGTTAAATTGACTATCACAAATGTCTCATACCACTTCTGTAGGTTAACCATCTCCAGACTTTATAATCATGTAACAAAAAATAACTCCAATGATAAACACCAACCAGTTCCAATTTTACAAATATGTTGATTAGCCCGAAGACTAGACAAGTGATCGAATCTTGCGTTatctattattaatataaatttcaaaactaTAAAGGTGGGGCAGTGCTTCGAAGCACACCTCAAGAACCACGTGAACAGATCAATTTCATGTTATTGTTAAAACATGCGGATTTCCCCCCCACCTGGTAATACCTTTACTACTTGTAAATGATAAAACCGAGATCGTAggtgaaatacttttaaaaatctgtatcaaAGTATCCTTACTGGACAGATCACATCAGTCCGTATCATCCCCTACCTGTTGAGAAGATAATACAAGAGACTTTAAAGTAAAATTCGCCCAAAATAACTTAAACTGACTGTGCCAGTATTTTACTCTTTATCCTAATGATCATGATGTGTCCATACCTAAAGATTCTCATAAATCCTTATCATTTGAAATTGTGCCAACCACACTATCATAATTGAACAAATGGAAGCTACATTAGGAGAGAAGATGTCACCAGACACGCTTCTATAACATATACAATTCAAGACTATATTAAAAGAGACTTCCAAGAAGTGTCAACTTTAGGATGTGAGGGTGATCGGATTGTGACATCTGTCACTGCATTGATCACCAGGGTTCATCTGGCTGATCTGGCTGGGTCGGCGGgtgtccccctcctccctcactgttCCAAGCGCGTCCTCCTGCAGCTGTGTGCTCCGTGGAGGAGGATGACTGCTGGACAGAGGAGGACTGTTCTTCTGTCAAGGGTACAGGAGTAACTGGGCTCCCCTGCTAGAATCgccaaacaagctctcaaggtccatttgtaggagaaCGTAGGGTGTCAACCTTCCAAGACTCCagaagcaaaaattaaataaataaaagaaaagtcaaCTTTATAACAATGGTGGAAAGGGCGGTTTCCAGTacttttaactaaaaatattgcttttaCACTCCAGAACAGATGGATATTTGATTCCCACTGCAAACACATTTAGAATCTCACCACTTGGATATACATTCTCATTGGAAACACAGTCCTGAGACTCATTAGAAGTTCTCCAGAGTTCTGGAAGTAAGAAGCTTTCTCCTAAGGTTCCACAGATCAAGATGAGATTTAAAGTAGaccacttcttccttctttttcctcccgtgttgctgttttgtctttttctccattaTCAGTCTTTCCAATGATTAGATTTTAGATTTGGTCTTCCccagtattaaaagaaaagaaaaaaacagaaaagaaaagaaaaaaagaaaaaaagaaaaaaaagaaaagaaaagaaagaaaagaaaattcttcagaGCCTAGACCTCTACACCTTGACTAAAATTTCCTAAACAAGAATGGGTGCTACATGGTTTATTTCTGACCATGGCTCAAATTACAATTGAAAcaataattaggaaaaatgatACTTGTTTaactaaaatatatgaaaatgatcTTTGAGAACTATTCTTCTGAATAAGACATGCCAGTTAAATACTTGGAGAACATAGGGACTTCAG
Proteins encoded in this window:
- the LOC100481535 gene encoding histone H2B type 1-C/E/F/G/I encodes the protein MPEPAKSAPAPKKGSKKAVTKAQKKDGKKRKRSRKESYSVYVYKVLKQVHPDTGISSKAMGIMNSFVNDIFERIAGEASRLAHYNKRSTITSREIQTAVRLLLPGELAKHAVSEGTKAVTKYTSSK